The genomic segment GCTAGACTGTGTTCACCAGTTACAGAGACAATTCCCTTGTTCCTTTGAGTTCAATGAGGCTTTTCTGGTAAGTGTGTTCTGCAATAGGTGATCCAAGTATATCAACCGTATTAGCTGCTTCCTTATCACATTCTTCAATAGTGTTGTCTCATATATGCCCTAGCAGAGCACTTCTTTAAGAGAATCTGTCACAACACATCTAGATGCTCATTCGAAACTGCAACAAAGGGTAGTCTTGAGTGGGAGTGGCGGCTGTGACACACGGGGCCACTCTGCTAATAACACTGAAGGGTACTTTTCTACACTGAATAATGACACTGATTTAGAAAGAGCATCTAATAACATTTCTGAAAAGGAAAAAATGTCCTGGTTAAACGGATTGTCTCATTTCAgccaatagcatttatcatgtagagaaagttaatacaaagcacttactaatgtattgcgattgtccatattgcttcctttgctggcttgaattatttttccatcactttataaactgctcatatctaggggttacggccaccactgcagtgcagatacgaggtggccTGGACGTGTGACTGAGCACTCCCACCGTCCCGGCcatcactttttcctatagtgtgctcaCCCTGCTGCTCGATTGCAGTGGTAGCCGTAACCCCTGTATACAAGCAATCTATAATGTGATGAGCGAGCTTTGGATGCCATATCCGAAGCCGCTTCCTTCAAAAGTTCGAATTAATAGTGTACGGAGATCAGTCTCCGTACACTATTAAAATGTATGAGCTCCAATGCGCCggttagttattcacaaagttgCGTGTGACCTTGTAGAGTAACTTCGGTAAATGATTATTGTGGAAAAATACTTgaaaacttgaaaccaaactctGCTTCGATTCCGAGGTACCAGTCAGAACTTAAGCCAAGTTCGGTTTcaattttaaagtggttttccactttaaaaatcaattaccaaagttattcaacaaagtcttgcGCGACTTGCGAATAACTGaccggctcatcagagcccattcattttaatactgtacggagaaggatctctgtacagtattaagtcttattcacacagtcagtgttcagtcagtgatttccatcagtgattgtgatccaaaaccaggagtggagctacacagacataaggtataagggaaagatctgcacctgttctgtgtttagagcggcagctggttttggctcacaatcactgatggaaatcactgaccgattacactgacgtgtgaatgaggcattaggctacatgcacacgaacgtatgtgtttttttggtccgcaaattgcagatccgcaaaaaaaaaaaatgatgacttccgtatgccatccgtttgttttttgctgacccattgtaacaatgcccaaaacggacaagaatagaacatgttctattttctttgaggggctacggaacggacatactgaggcggacagcacacggtgtgctgtccacattttttgcggacccattgaatttaaTAGATCCGCATCCTatacgccaaaaaaacggaatggacacggaaacaaccaacgctcatgtacatgtagccttagtctaaagttttgaacgaagcgacttcggatgtagcataCGAAGCTCGCTTCGATTATCactaaatgtgatggaaaaataatggtggccaagcAAAGAAGACAATATggagaataacaatacattagtaagtgccttgtactcactttctctaaatgataaatgccatttactgaagtgagacaacccctttaagtgaataaaTTCTGTATGGTATTTGCTAGTGGTCATTTGAGAGTCTGTGAACCTGTTAATATTGGTGCTTGAGTGGACCTCCCTTGATCACCATGTCTTGTGTGTCAGAGATATGGCAATTTGCCCATTTGTGTATTGGCATTCAGTGGTTACTTATTagctgtacctttttttttttataggtgaaatTGGTGCAGCACACTTACTCCTGTTTGTTTGGGACATTTCTTTGTAATAATGCCAAGGAAAGAAGTGAAAAACACATTCAGGAGCGGACATGCTCAGTTTGGTCACTGCTAAGAGCTGGGAACCGTTCCTTCAAGAACTTGCTGTATTCCTCTCAATCAGAAACTGTAAGTAGTTTTGCTTgtattaggccactttcacacagtcagtgtttgatcagttatttccatcagtgattgtcagccaaaaccaggagtgggtcctacacagaaataaggtataatggaaagatctgcacctgttctgtgtttagagccacacctggttttgtctCTCAATccctgatggaaaacactgaccaaatgctgactgtgtgaaagtggccttattaGAATTCAGTTTATAATAGCTTCTATGTCTTTTGTGTACCTATTGTACTTTGTAATGTGTATCAAATTCAAAATGAAGTGCCACCTGAGATTGTCAAGTTGCAGACAATTCCTTAATGTTCTTGATATTTTTCAGGTGCTGTATCCTGTGTGCCACGTTCGCAATCTAATGTTGTGGAGTGCGGTCTACCTCCCAGGCTCTTCCCCATCCACACCTAGTGAAGAATCCTGTACCCCAtacccagcacctggatctgctgGGGAGGAGCCACCTCCGTGCAGGTGAGAGACCGAAACGTAGGTGTATTTGATTTTCTTTTTCGTCTGATCTCAAAGGGATATCAACTTGTCATTAGTTATTGCATTATGACAATGTTCCTATTATCAAGCAGCATTTACTATGTGTATTAGATTCTGCAGGTCCTGTGGAGTGAAGCGGGAAATTCTCTGTAACCAGAGAAAAAGGATAAATTAAAACTTTCCAGTAAACTAGCAGGATAGCAGGCCGAaccggatggacagatgtcttttttcggccttataaactatgttactaaaatGTCAAGGGTTTTCAGAGATCTCTAAAAAGCTTTGCCCAGAACAGGGGGCTGTCCAACATGTAGGGAAACTCCTTACTCCACTACACTGGTTGCACTTCAATGACTTTACATCCATCGTTTATGTGACTGCTGCTGCCAGTCACTCCAACCCAGCAAGCATCAAAGTGACTAAGACCGAAGTGCATGGATGGAACATATAAAAATCAAAAAgggattgtttttattatttttttctttattttagacACCTGCTCTGGGTCAAGTTTTTAAAAACCTTGCAAAGCTCTTTTAAGATTTGCATACAcattgcaatatatatatataatgtatttatATCCTTCCTCTAGGTTACCCAAGACTCGATCCTATGATGATCTCCCAACTGCTTGTGACATAAGTGTACCCTGTGTGAATAGGCGCAGCAGTGACCCCAGTCTAAATGAGAAGTGGCAGGAGCATCGGCGCTCTTTGGAACTGAATGGCTTGGCAAATTCTGCAGAAGAGTGCCAAGAAGGAGAGCGACTACTACCGGGGGCTCAGCTTTCCATGGCAGCTGGCGTTGGCGAAGGGCAAATAGAAAACATACTGCAAGAAGCCAGCAAAGAGGAGGGGGGTGGAGAAGAGCAGAATGCAAAATTAGTTCATGGGGAAAAAGAGGCTAAGGTTGAACAAACTGAAAAAACACGGGACCCTGAAAAAACTGTgggagacgaggaggaggaggaatcttCTATGGATAGTAGTGCATCGAAGAGTGACAACGCAGGGAAAACCGATGGAGAAGAGGAAGACACAAACCCTGCCGTTGGACAGTTATGTACACATTTAGACCAAGCACCTTTCGAAGCTGATATTTCCAACCAGTCTGAAGAAGTCTCTGTCATGGTGTGTGAGGGGGAAGTGAGTCAGGTTATTAGAGAACAGTGTTCTGATCCCTCTGAGCTAGAGGAAAGTGAAAAGCATGATTTGGACTTATTAAACGGGGAAATTCAATGCTGTCCAGGTTCTGAATTCTCACAGAAACTGTCGCCACATCTTGTCCTTGAAGGCTCAACAGAAACTTTGGTCGATGATCATTCAGAATCATGGCCATGCAAACTAGACCATGTGACGGCAGCAAATGAACTTTCACTGAAATCCGAGCATGTGTCAGATGAGGGCATAATTATGACCGGTTTGAAAGGGTTTCAAAACCATAATGAAAGGACGCATTCTTCTTATCCCCATATTCATAGTGCCTTTCCCCCTActgaatgcaacacacaaaatgtgTGCAATAGGGACCAATCTTCCCCTCCCGTTGTTGTTGATGGACCATGTCTTAGTGTGGACAATCGTCGGGGGAAGCAGATACTCTCAAGGCAGAACTCTAGTTCAAACAACCCCCAGGTTAATCTCAGAAACTTCCTACACAAGTGCCCCTTGCACAGTTGTGGAAGACACCGGATTGGGAGTTCCCCGGAGCAGCCAGCCCGCAATCATCTGGATGACGATGGGATGCCTTTGTATGTGGATGCCATCCAGCAGAGATTGAGGCAGATGGAAAGTGGTCATCAGCAGGAAGTGGAAACTTTAAAAAAGCAAGTGCAAGAGCTGCGCTGTCGACTTGAAAGCCATTTGCATAACGGCCCTCTACGTTTCAGTGGAGATTTTACAGATGAGGTGGTGAGTTCCCAGAGGCTCAAACTGAATTGTGAAGTTTGTATAATAAACCCTGCCGTGATTTGTGTAAATCGTGGTATCTGTACCAGTGTGGGCCATTGGCACTGATGCAAATACTGCAGCAAAGTTCTGTTCTGCGCTGCTGAATATGTCTGATGTTTTATGATCCTGTATGGTGCCAGTTGTATGATCCTGAGCCTGTCATCCCTGGAACCATACTGCCTGCATCTGTCAGTGGCTGAAAAGGCCAAGAGTTGCAGGTGGATTCACAGCCACTGTTTTGGGAACATTGCTTTACTGTGAAACAGATATCTGATGtattttgctttaaaaaaaaaaaaagaaatcttttttttattaaatatattgaaAATATCGGTATTGTCGCTTAACATTTCTAGATAACATACATTTTTGCTCTTTACAGACCTCAATTCCTGACTCAGAAAGCAACAGAGACCCTAGCTGTTTGTCAGGCTGCAGTACAGAACTCTTCTCAGAAGCCAGCTGGGAGCAGGTGGACAAGCGGGACACAGAGGTATGACAGCACTCAATGGAACCATCACCTTGATAATTAACGTGCGAAGAGGATGCCAGAGCTAATAGCTATTCAGCCCTCAAATTATACATGAAGTGACTGTTCTGCTATCATATCTGTTCCTGTGCATGTGAGTACCACTAGTAGATGGTCCCTGAAAAGGAAGTCAGATTTACAGCTTCTCACTGGAAAAGACCATACTTGGGGATAGAAGGTAAATTACTAGTTTACTACCGCATGCAGACAGTCCCCAATGGTTTAGGACAGAGATTGCACTGGTGCAGAGTACTGATGAACATCCACTTACATGCCTGTCAGTTGGGTGGATGCATTGTTTTAACCTTGCACACAGATAAGGTTCCTCTAAGGTGCTAGTCACACCGTTACATGAAATGCACCATGCGGGCTAAAGGCCTATTGGTCATTCTCATACTGTTGGATCAGATGGGTTACTCAGCACCTCTGTTTGTGCATCCCACAGGTACTGCCAGCTCTTACTTCCCCAAGATTACAGGGCTGGCTGTATCCTTTGTAAATGATATACCAGAGGTACTAGTGGATATTTTGCCCATGCAACTTGCAGGTCACGTTTTATTGTCTCTACACTAAAAAGCAAAAGCAAGTCACTAAAAAGGAAGCCAAAACTACATTGTATCAGTGAAAAAAGCTATACTCACCTATACAAGGGCAGGTTATTATGCTCTCTCATATAATATTGTGGCAGGTCTGCATGCAGCAGTGAACTAGTCTCTTGTATCAGTAAGTATGGCCTTTTTCAGATGGACATACAGGAgggtgtcattaaaggggttgtgcgtcTTTGCCAAACACCCCCTCTTCGGCAGACTTGCGAAGGGAAGTATTTTTACCTGCTTCCCGTTGCTTTCTCCCGCCTCCTTCTGTTCCCGGCCTCCGCTGTGCTGTCAGGATGTAAGCTTCTGTTTTGATTTCacgtgatgcaaggggagcaggtcaccactgcggatagtgattgactgcagcggcATCAAAACAGAAGTTCACATCCTGGTTGCACAGTGGAGCAGCCAACGctggggagagaaggagctgGGAGACAGtgatgggaagcaggtaagtatgcttgtcTTTGCACGTCTgcccggggggaggggggtggattgCCAAACTGCAGCAAAAGTCAACCTATGGATACTTGCAAACCAGAATGCAGTTAGAGAATGGAAGGGCAGTCAAAGTTCATAATTGAAAGCTTTATAATGACTAGTACAGATGAAATTCCTAGAAACCAATGGTTGCCTACATTTTTCTCATACAGCCAGGCTGGCAGTATTGCTGCTGTGGCTGAGATGTGACATCCCATCCCATATTGCCCACTAGTTGTAGCCTAGCTCCAGTAtaatgttttaaccccttcacaacatccgccgtacatgtacgacagATGTCGGATCTTTTAAGATGTGCTCACTCCGGAGCGGAGTGAGTGCCAGctatttcatacagcagacacccgtggCTAATGTCCGCCTGTACTAGacttccaggctcattacttgtacgttacaattcaggccagcaggtgcCAGCACTGAATTGTAACATGGCTATTTCTGTATATGATAAAGGACAAAATTCCATTACcttatacaaattgcaatctgatgattgcatatTGTAgtccacttggggacctaaaaataattttttttttttttttttaaatataaaaattttaatcaccCTTCCTCCAAAATCAAAATACTTAAAAAATCAACATAATGGGCATCACTGTGTGCaaaaaatgcccgtactattaaagtattaaaaaatgtatcccatacggtgaatggtataattggaaaaaaaatggccGATTCGTCATTTTTACCTCccagaaaaatgtaataaaaagttagcaaaaagtcatacacaccccaaaatggtcagCTTTTCTGGTGCCATAATGTAGAGGAGATATCTGAAATTTATTCCAAAAACAATTTTGATTGCAGGTGACAAGATGGCTTCCAGACCATTTAGCAGCTAACTGTTACAACTGTGATGGCAAGTTCTGGTTGGCGAGCAGAAAACACCATTGTAGGTAAGTACCGTCAAGAGTACCAAGGACATTAATCTGTTTACCCACTGATTGCTAATTCATATTTTAAATGTTGCTTAGTTACTACATTCACCAGCACACAAATAAACTACAACGCCAATGAAACCTTCCTCCATCTCAGCCATGTTTCCTTGCAGGAATGCAGGAGCCGGTGCCGAAACGTGGTGAGCTTTTTGTTGAGGTTGGTTAGACAGTTTGTTCTTTTGCAATCACCAGAACTAACAGCATCTGCCCCCTTGCAATCCTACACCTTTCACGTGCAAAACATGTCCTGAGAAAAGAAGCAAAGACCGCTACGTGTACAGTAGGAAATATTCGCCAGAAAGGTTTAGCAACTGAGAACATGAAACTGTTTGGATCATCATTCTGATGTCTTGTGTGCAAACTTGGTGACCACTAGAGTTGTGTGTTAATGCATAGATTCTTTCGAGTCATGTGAATTTGTGACTtgaggccgtgtgcatgaggccttagaaagaggtcatgtcacatttagggctcattcagacggccgtatgctgtccgcacaaATACTAAATGctatccatttttttgcagatccgcaaaaaaaacaaaaaaaaacggatagcattcagtatttttgcggacccatagacttcaatggggccatgtcctaaattttcacggacaagtataggacatgtttcatttgttttgcggaactgtggaatagaaaagggccccaaagaagtgaatgggtcagcatctaatccgcaaaaaaatggatccgcatttttgcagatggCATACGACTGTCTAAATGAGCCCTTAACATGTATACACTAGATACCTGTGTTGTGGCTGAAACTGAAATCAGTGCAGCATATCTCTGAAAGGTGGatttctcgcccattttccttgggggacacaggagaccatgggtatagctcagctccctaggaggcgtgacacgaagtgaaaactgttaagcccctcctccagcagctataccctcagcctggagagagagactgtcagtttttgcttagtgtccaaggaggcaagacactccctgctctgcaggactgttttctccttgtttaaattttgatttttacttttttctttttcttccagaCCATCAGGGACAACAAAGATGCaatagacctctctgtttctcccggggtggggttgagctgcgccagttccggtcacccgcactgctgcctcccccacagaaggcaaggtggaccagggcagcctagctcccctgcatcccgccagcgcaagggtcgcccgcccgCCCGGCAAGtctctcttccagcgtcctgccactacggtgccagaagctgaaggggcgaccctgctggaacggaccgagggtgaagacagcTGATGGTGAGAGAGTGGCTTCTCCGGCCCTACGCTGGGCCGCAATTCCGGCGCTCCTTCCCAGGccacctgactcttccggcctgcGGGGTGGgtacccgcggccggtatgtgcaTGCGCCACTCCGGCTCCCTCCAGGTCCCGGCCGGTACCTCCCGGGCGCCGCAAAAATTCAGGCCCCGGCttcgcggcctactaggccgcaaaattccggcctcgattggagggggcgggaacttctccaggtGCGAATTCTTCTTCGCTGCGCCGCcccccaggccggatccctgttaaccttTTGGGTACCGGCCGGCTCCCATCTAGAGGAGACCCTAAGATGTCTGGCAGGAAACTAAGATGCCTCTCAGAGAGGCTGTGCCCCTGTATGGTGGCCCCCTTTCtgcctcagagaggctgtgtttaaaaaaaaaaaaaaaaattaataaaaaaaagagaaataacgGAATTCTTGttggctgcgcaggacgctgcagcctgacCTCAGTAGTGCTGGCCGTATGCaagccccccttccataggcggcatgTCGCGCTCCTCGGCCGCGGcgctggccaggtgcatgttccccttctgagcggatccttgccCTCTcccaggatacggcgctggccaggTGCAGGCCGCCCTTTCTATAGGCAGaattcgtcaccctctccagttacggtgctggccatgtgcatgaccccccatcCTAGGcagaatactgcactctccctggttGTGggctggccttgtgcatgacccccttctgtcggcggaatactgcactctcaccggatacggtgcaggccatgtgcacgacccccttccataggcggtatgctgcgctctcactggatccgctgccggccatgtgcatgaccccccttccatgggcggtgtgctgcactctcacttgattcgctgccggccaaggGCATGCCTCCTTTCCTCAGGCggcatgcatacatacatacatacatacatacatacatacattctcactgactgtggttgttctctcgccagtacgttgctggccatgtgcatgaccctcaTCCATGgctgggtgcttgcactctcactggatgcgATGCTGGCCATGAACATTGCCCTCTTCCATGGGTGGAATGCTTGTACTCCCATTGGATACtgtgctggccttgtgcatgaccACCCCTTATTCCATGggcggaattttgcacgctcacgagACTCATGGCTGTCCTTGTATATGCTGTGCTGGACTCGtacatgttccccttcattggcggagtagttgCACTCTCACAGAATTCGGTGTCAGGTGGATTATTGCAcaatcacttaatgctaggataaccctgtgcatgtccccctttcactaggcggacctcctgcgttcctgctggatactgtgcGGCCATGTGCATGGTCCCCTTCTGGGCAAAATATGGTATGTCCTACTTCTCTGAAGTTGGTACTGGCCTTAGGCATCACCCCCTTTTGGGgcgggcctttgcactcttgtTGACTGCAgtgtttgccaggtacatttctCCCCTTTCTGGGCGGACTGCCTGCCTTCCATCGCATGccatactagtcttgtgcataactaCCTTTCAGGCTACACTTCGCACTTCCGTAGATACTGTGGGACTCTGTGGCTGGCCCCCTTCGCTGAGTGActattttgcagtgagcggacgttcttgtgcgctctgtgcgttgtttgggccgtgtatgccttctcctcccgtaggtgggttggccttctcactgcttacggggctgctcgtacgtatgcctccctTCCTCCTGCGAAGGGAGGCATACGATGCTGGCCTCGAGCCTTGCACTCTTCTCTGAAGAGATCATTCTGTttccacctgacccggacgggctctacttgctctctaCTGCACCGAGCTCGGCGGTACTCGTTTTCGGGTTTGGATTGTATATTGCGGTTCCGTTGTGACGGTATCCACCATGTTTGTTGGCCCTTCCACCTGGGGAGTGctcgtggttcctagatgcgtaCCCATTCGTCCTCCCGCGGCATTGCTTTCCTGCGCAAgcggtcacatggtcgagagtgctgtctgcatcgccCCTCGAAATCTACGTTGGCTTTGGCGGGACTACGGTTCCCTCGCCTACtaccatttcctcctcttcggatgcagtgtggtatgagtccttcctgtTGGCGCCCTTTGCGCTTCATTTCTGCTCTGttaccaggttcgggccgctcttctcaggaaggtcatccaacttctcttgggtgctcgattgtCCAGGTCCGTGGGACCTCCactttgggttcttcagggtattcgccttctgtgAGGCGGTGAGCCGGGCGTCTCAGAGTAGTGGGTGTTCTGCCTTTGAGCTGTCCTACTATgacttccctgttgcccactcctcctttcggttggagggtgttatgccggcctctgtctcgactgctTTTTCTTGCCGGCTCTGTTTTGGCTCCCGCTCTGGCCatatcactccgatgtggcgtcTGCCCCGCCCAGGTTCCGGGTGGGTACGGGGCGACGTTGCTCGGGGGCTGACGGGACCAGTTTTGCCGGACTcgtctgcccgtgttactggtctgcgcctgatcatatTGGGTTTTTTCCCCACTTGCCCAGGCGATTCCAGCGGGCACGCTAGTGTTCGCTCCCGGCCATGCTTCATCCAGGATCTATTATCGGACTTAGAGTTCTTACCtgaggttctgtgggaagctgagcttttccccactctgcctttctctccccatggttctttccttctccagtccggcctggacctgggactgggactcTGTTCCTTGAAGGGCAAGTGTCGGCACTGTCCATCTTCCAGCGTTCCTGGCCCCTCTTGGGCCTGTCAGGACCTTCTTCCACGGAGTGGCTCAttggttcctctgtaccgtccccggtaccgccctgggaactacatactgagctctcggcgctccaagCTTTCCTTTTGGAgtcgttacagaagttctctctactccttctgtcctgtactgttgtttttctgtagccatcgtgcctctcagacgggtgtctgaatggcggcccttcttgttccgagccttctgtccttccccaggacagggctgttctccatcccgtcccttccttccttctgaaggtggtatctGCCTTTCATCTCAACCTCTATCatcctccccttcccacccccaggaacggacacttcaccgattgGACGTTGTTCGGGCCTTGCAGTTTTACTTGGAGATCACTGGCTTGGAGATCACATACTCCTGAAATTTTGGGGAGTATTAGCATTTAAAGGGACATGCTATAATTGTCTTCCTTACCGAGATACAAATGCCTGCCATGTTACTAGTCCATAATATGGCCATGTGTATGAGTCTTAAGGTAGAGAACCCCTTTTATGATGGTGTTTTAAGACATTTTCCTGGAACAGTTTGTGGGGGAACCGAAAAGCACATTTCCGCGTTCTGTTACAGAGCTCAAGATTTATATGTAcatttaatatacactgctcaaaaaaataaagggaacacaaaaataacacatcctagatctgaattaattaaatatttttctaaaatactttgttctttacatagttgaatgtgctgacaacaaaatcacacaaaaaaaaaaatggaaatcaaattttttaacccatggaggtctggattggagtcacactcaaaattaaagtggaaaaacacactacaggctgatccaacttttatgtaatgtccttaaaacaagtcaaaatgaggctcagtagtgtgtgtggcctccacgtgcctgtatgacctccctacaacgcctgtgcatgctcctgatgaggtggcggac from the Bufo bufo chromosome 2, aBufBuf1.1, whole genome shotgun sequence genome contains:
- the MTMR3 gene encoding myotubularin-related protein 3 isoform X1, with amino-acid sequence MDEESQSSLECIQANQIFPRKQLIREDENLQIPFQELHGESTEFVGRAEDAVISLSNYRLNIKFKESSNNVPLQLIESVECRDLFQLHLTCKDCKVIRCQFFNFEQVQEWQKRLNAALRPPSRIEDLFSFAYHAWCMEVYASEKEQHGDLCRPGDHVISRFKNEVERMGFDMDNAWRISNINEKFRLCSSYPQELIVPAWITDPELESVASFRAWKRIPAVVYRHQNNGAVIARCGQPEVSWWGWRNADDENLVQSIAKSCAIDSSRSSSGKLSNGSCSRSHMNGGVLTDIDFDSSLSNVPPSSESQPQKLLILDARSYAAAVANRAKGGGCECPEYYPNCEVVFMGMANIHSIRKSFQSLRLLCTQMPDPANWLSALEGTKWLQHLSMLLKSSLLVVHALDRDQRPVLVHCSDGWDRTPQIVALSKLLLDPYYRSIEGFQVLVETEWLDFGHKFADRCGHGENSEDLNERCPVFLQWLDCVHQLQRQFPCSFEFNEAFLVKLVQHTYSCLFGTFLCNNAKERSEKHIQERTCSVWSLLRAGNRSFKNLLYSSQSETVLYPVCHVRNLMLWSAVYLPGSSPSTPSEESCTPYPAPGSAGEEPPPCRLPKTRSYDDLPTACDISVPCVNRRSSDPSLNEKWQEHRRSLELNGLANSAEECQEGERLLPGAQLSMAAGVGEGQIENILQEASKEEGGGEEQNAKLVHGEKEAKVEQTEKTRDPEKTVGDEEEEESSMDSSASKSDNAGKTDGEEEDTNPAVGQLCTHLDQAPFEADISNQSEEVSVMVCEGEVSQVIREQCSDPSELEESEKHDLDLLNGEIQCCPGSEFSQKLSPHLVLEGSTETLVDDHSESWPCKLDHVTAANELSLKSEHVSDEGIIMTGLKGFQNHNERTHSSYPHIHSAFPPTECNTQNVCNRDQSSPPVVVDGPCLSVDNRRGKQILSRQNSSSNNPQVNLRNFLHKCPLHSCGRHRIGSSPEQPARNHLDDDGMPLYVDAIQQRLRQMESGHQQEVETLKKQVQELRCRLESHLHNGPLRFSGDFTDEVTSIPDSESNRDPSCLSGCSTELFSEASWEQVDKRDTEVTRWLPDHLAANCYNCDGKFWLASRKHHCRNAGAGAETWNCGNVFCSSCCNQKVPVPSQQLFEPNRVCKSCYNNLHSSMELDNPITASSN
- the MTMR3 gene encoding myotubularin-related protein 3 isoform X2 codes for the protein MDEESQSSLECIQANQIFPRKQLIREDENLQIPFQELHGESTEFVGRAEDAVISLSNYRLNIKFKESSNNVPLQLIESVECRDLFQLHLTCKDCKVIRCQFFNFEQVQEWQKRLNAALRPPSRIEDLFSFAYHAWCMEVYASEKEQHGDLCRPGDHVISRFKNEVERMGFDMDNAWRISNINEKFRLCSSYPQELIVPAWITDPELESVASFRAWKRIPAVVYRHQNNGAVIARCGQPEVSWWGWRNADDENLVQSIAKSCAIDSSRSSSGKLSNGSCSRSHMNGGVLTDIDFDSSLSNVPPSSESQPQKLLILDARSYAAAVANRAKGGGCECPEYYPNCEVVFMGMANIHSIRKSFQSLRLLCTQMPDPANWLSALEGTKWLQHLSMLLKSSLLVVHALDRDQRPVLVHCSDGWDRTPQIVALSKLLLDPYYRSIEGFQVLVETEWLDFGHKFADRCGHGENSEDLNERCPVFLQWLDCVHQLQRQFPCSFEFNEAFLVKLVQHTYSCLFGTFLCNNAKERSEKHIQERTCSVWSLLRAGNRSFKNLLYSSQSETVLYPVCHVRNLMLWSAVYLPGSSPSTPSEESCTPYPAPGSAGEEPPPCRLPKTRSYDDLPTACDISVPCVNRRSSDPSLNEKWQEHRRSLELNGLANSAEECQEGERLLPGAQLSMAAGVGEGQIENILQEASKEEGGGEEQNAKLVHGEKEAKVEQTEKTRDPEKTVGDEEEEESSMDSSASKSDNAGKTDGEEEDTNPAVGQLCTHLDQAPFEADISNQSEEVSVMVCEGEVSQVIREQCSDPSELEESEKHDLDLLNGEIQCCPGSEFSQKLSPHLVLEGSTETLVDDHSESWPCKLDHVTAANELSLKSEHVSDEGIIMTGLKGFQNHNERTHSSYPHIHSAFPPTECNTQNVCNRDQSSPPVVVDGPCLSVDNRRGKQILSRQNSSSNNPQVNLRNFLHKCPLHSCGRHRIGSSPEQPARNHLDDDGMPLYVDAIQQRLRQMESGHQQEVETLKKQVQELRCRLESHLHNGPLRFSGDFTDEVTSIPDSESNRDPSCLSGCSTELFSEASWEQVDKRDTEVTRWLPDHLAANCYNCDGKFWLASRKHHCRNCGNVFCSSCCNQKVPVPSQQLFEPNRVCKSCYNNLHSSMELDNPITASSN
- the MTMR3 gene encoding myotubularin-related protein 3 isoform X3, with the protein product MCQFFNFEQVQEWQKRLNAALRPPSRIEDLFSFAYHAWCMEVYASEKEQHGDLCRPGDHVISRFKNEVERMGFDMDNAWRISNINEKFRLCSSYPQELIVPAWITDPELESVASFRAWKRIPAVVYRHQNNGAVIARCGQPEVSWWGWRNADDENLVQSIAKSCAIDSSRSSSGKLSNGSCSRSHMNGGVLTDIDFDSSLSNVPPSSESQPQKLLILDARSYAAAVANRAKGGGCECPEYYPNCEVVFMGMANIHSIRKSFQSLRLLCTQMPDPANWLSALEGTKWLQHLSMLLKSSLLVVHALDRDQRPVLVHCSDGWDRTPQIVALSKLLLDPYYRSIEGFQVLVETEWLDFGHKFADRCGHGENSEDLNERCPVFLQWLDCVHQLQRQFPCSFEFNEAFLVKLVQHTYSCLFGTFLCNNAKERSEKHIQERTCSVWSLLRAGNRSFKNLLYSSQSETVLYPVCHVRNLMLWSAVYLPGSSPSTPSEESCTPYPAPGSAGEEPPPCRLPKTRSYDDLPTACDISVPCVNRRSSDPSLNEKWQEHRRSLELNGLANSAEECQEGERLLPGAQLSMAAGVGEGQIENILQEASKEEGGGEEQNAKLVHGEKEAKVEQTEKTRDPEKTVGDEEEEESSMDSSASKSDNAGKTDGEEEDTNPAVGQLCTHLDQAPFEADISNQSEEVSVMVCEGEVSQVIREQCSDPSELEESEKHDLDLLNGEIQCCPGSEFSQKLSPHLVLEGSTETLVDDHSESWPCKLDHVTAANELSLKSEHVSDEGIIMTGLKGFQNHNERTHSSYPHIHSAFPPTECNTQNVCNRDQSSPPVVVDGPCLSVDNRRGKQILSRQNSSSNNPQVNLRNFLHKCPLHSCGRHRIGSSPEQPARNHLDDDGMPLYVDAIQQRLRQMESGHQQEVETLKKQVQELRCRLESHLHNGPLRFSGDFTDEVTSIPDSESNRDPSCLSGCSTELFSEASWEQVDKRDTEVTRWLPDHLAANCYNCDGKFWLASRKHHCRNAGAGAETWNCGNVFCSSCCNQKVPVPSQQLFEPNRVCKSCYNNLHSSMELDNPITASSN